In Arcobacter sp. F2176, a single window of DNA contains:
- a CDS encoding low molecular weight protein-tyrosine-phosphatase, whose protein sequence is MKVLFVCLGNICRSPLAEAIAKEYAKKNDYNIEVDSCGTGSWHIGEAPCPDSQKIAKIKGLDISNYKARQVKKEDFKKFDLIVGLDSKNIASLRKLGCKNPLLIGDFGYEGKDVPDPYFFDGFEGFDKVFEMIETCVKNLIKEKIEK, encoded by the coding sequence ATGAAGGTTTTATTTGTATGTTTAGGAAATATATGTAGATCACCACTTGCAGAAGCTATTGCAAAAGAGTATGCCAAAAAAAATGATTATAACATAGAAGTTGATTCTTGTGGAACAGGTTCTTGGCATATAGGGGAAGCACCTTGTCCTGATTCTCAAAAAATAGCAAAAATAAAAGGTCTTGATATTTCAAATTATAAAGCCAGACAAGTAAAAAAAGAAGACTTTAAAAAGTTTGATTTAATAGTAGGGCTTGATTCTAAAAATATCGCTTCGTTAAGAAAATTAGGATGTAAAAATCCACTCTTAATAGGTGACTTTGGATATGAAGGAAAAGATGTTCCTGACCCCTATTTTTTTGATGGTTTTGAAGGTTTTGATAAAGTTTTTGAGATGATTGAGACTTGTGTTAAGAATCTTATAAAAGAAAAGATAGAAAAGTAA
- a CDS encoding OmpA family protein has protein sequence MSILKQIIFLSFLLIAIMVACVYLYINQDKFGTNTFYTPSNIEKIIPLEKIDNNKHEFVEEKQKEVEPIINEEQKDDAVIEEDTNEDQKKVDELEKPEIENGDVLVDEKKEVSDTPKVIIPEDKKIEELSRKIQPKKTEEKIIEPKINKNIKTQEEINQVVSKDKIYFKRLGTDITDESFKVVQQIAKILLNNKDVKIEVGGHTDAKGEAEVNQWISLERAKSVKKELEKLGVPKDRISAKGYGESQPLVPNNKNGYSSENRRVEFKIIEE, from the coding sequence ATGAGTATTCTAAAACAAATAATTTTTTTGTCATTTCTTCTAATAGCAATTATGGTTGCTTGTGTATATTTATATATAAATCAAGATAAATTTGGAACAAATACTTTTTACACTCCTTCCAATATAGAAAAAATAATTCCTTTGGAAAAAATAGATAACAATAAACATGAATTTGTAGAAGAAAAACAAAAAGAAGTTGAACCTATAATAAATGAAGAGCAAAAAGATGATGCTGTTATTGAAGAAGATACAAATGAAGACCAAAAGAAAGTCGATGAATTAGAAAAACCTGAAATAGAAAATGGTGATGTTCTAGTAGATGAAAAAAAAGAAGTTTCAGATACACCAAAAGTAATAATACCAGAAGATAAAAAAATAGAAGAACTTTCTCGGAAAATTCAACCTAAAAAAACAGAAGAAAAAATAATTGAACCTAAAATAAATAAAAATATAAAAACTCAAGAAGAGATAAATCAAGTCGTATCTAAAGATAAAATATATTTTAAAAGATTGGGTACAGATATAACAGATGAAAGTTTTAAAGTTGTTCAGCAAATAGCAAAGATCTTATTAAATAATAAAGATGTTAAGATAGAAGTAGGTGGACACACTGATGCTAAAGGTGAAGCTGAAGTTAATCAGTGGATATCTTTAGAAAGAGCAAAAAGTGTAAAAAAAGAGTTAGAAAAACTGGGTGTTCCTAAAGATAGAATAAGTGCTAAAGGTTATGGAGAATCTCAACCTTTAGTACCAAATAATAAAAATGGTTACTCTTCTGAGAATAGAAGAGTTGAATTTAAGATAATAGAGGAATAA
- a CDS encoding VOC family protein, with translation MIKINHLDHFVLTVKNIDVTVKFYTQILGMEKEVFKGSRIALKYGNQKINLHELGHEFEPKAFNVKEGSADLCFIVDTPVEEVKEFLESKDIEIIEGIVSRTGAMGNIKSIYIRDPDKNLIELSNYNNISF, from the coding sequence ATGATAAAAATAAACCACTTAGACCATTTTGTACTAACTGTCAAAAATATAGATGTCACTGTAAAATTTTATACTCAAATTTTAGGCATGGAAAAAGAAGTTTTCAAAGGCTCACGAATTGCTTTAAAGTATGGTAATCAGAAAATAAATCTACATGAATTAGGGCATGAGTTTGAGCCAAAAGCTTTTAATGTAAAAGAAGGAAGTGCTGATTTGTGTTTTATAGTGGATACTCCGGTTGAAGAAGTAAAAGAGTTCTTAGAATCAAAGGATATAGAAATCATAGAAGGAATAGTTTCTCGAACAGGTGCAATGGGAAATATAAAGTCTATTTATATAAGAGATCCTGATAAGAATTTAATAGAATTATCAAATTATAATAATATTTCTTTTTAA